GGTTCCATGGACATACATCCTGGCATACGTCGCAGCCGAACATCCAGTTATCCATTTTACCTTTAAATTCGCCCGGTATCTCGTTTTTTAGTTCGATGGTCAGGTACGATATACACCGGCTGCCGTCAACCACGTAAGGCGCAACAATAGCTTCCGTAGGGCAGGCGTCGATACAGCGGGTACAAGTGCCGCAATGGTCGGCGGTGGCGGGTACATCATATTCGAGCTCGATGTCTACTATCAGCTCTGCCAGGAAAAAGAACGAACCTTTTTTTGTATTGATCAGGTTGGTGTTCTTACCTATCCAGCCCAGAGCTGCCTTTTTGGCCCAGGCCTTATCCAATACCGGCGCCGAATCAACAAAGGCACGGCCATGTACTTCACCTATCTTTTCGTTTATGATCTCGAGCAATTGTTTCAGTTTGGCCTTGATCACCTGGTGATAATCGTCACCATACGCGTATTTAGATATTTTTGGCGCAGCTGGATCAAACTGGCTTTGATTGGTATAGTAATTTAACCCCAATGAAATGACCGACTTTGCTCCATCAACCAATAAGCGTGGATCCAGCCGTTTATCAAAGTGGTTTTCCATGTACTGCATCTCGCCTTGCATGCCCTTTTTTAGCCAGGCTTCAAGGCGGGGCGCCTCTTCCTCCAGGAAATCAGCCTTAGCGATACCGCAAAACATAAAGCCAAGGTTTTTGGCCTCCTTTTTTATGAGTTTGCTGTATGCTGTCAGGTGTTGCTGCATCAGCGCAAAGATACAATAACCCGGCGGAACGGCATGCGGCAGCGTAAATGCTGAATTTAATGGAAAACAGAATCGGGTTATTACCGTTGTATAAATATAAAGTAAGTTCGCGATAAGCTTCTTATTAACCTCACCTGGTTCCTCTCCGACGAAAGAAGACTTTGACTGGCAAAAACAATGTGTTTTCCCTTTTTAAGCGCCTATGTTCCGGAGAAAGGTTGGGATGAGGTGACGTTATAGCTTATCCCGGACCCGCATTCATATAAATACGAAAGATTATGTTAAAATTCATTAATGATTTACCAGCCGATGTAGTTGGAGTTTATGCTTCCGGCGAGGTAAATAAAGAAGATTATGAGAGAGTGCTTATTCCCCGTATGGAAGAATTGGCAAAAAAACAGGGCGAGATCAGTTACCTGCTGGTGCTGGAAACGGACGTGCAAAATTTTTCGGCCGCTGCGTGGTGGCAGGATTTTAAGCTTGGCCTGAAAAATTTTGGCAAATGGAAAAAAATAGCCGTCGTAACCG
Above is a window of Mucilaginibacter ginsenosidivorans DNA encoding:
- the queG gene encoding tRNA epoxyqueuosine(34) reductase QueG; this translates as MQQHLTAYSKLIKKEAKNLGFMFCGIAKADFLEEEAPRLEAWLKKGMQGEMQYMENHFDKRLDPRLLVDGAKSVISLGLNYYTNQSQFDPAAPKISKYAYGDDYHQVIKAKLKQLLEIINEKIGEVHGRAFVDSAPVLDKAWAKKAALGWIGKNTNLINTKKGSFFFLAELIVDIELEYDVPATADHCGTCTRCIDACPTEAIVAPYVVDGSRCISYLTIELKNEIPGEFKGKMDNWMFGCDVCQDVCPWNRFSVLNHERSFQPKEDLLGMNKGDWEDITEDIFQKVFKNSPVKRTKYSGLKRNIEFLGNSDL
- a CDS encoding SpoIIAA family protein; the protein is MLKFINDLPADVVGVYASGEVNKEDYERVLIPRMEELAKKQGEISYLLVLETDVQNFSAAAWWQDFKLGLKNFGKWKKIAVVTDQKGVEWFTDFFEHFIPGESRGYKLSELNDAIDWVSHDEEPEPAEISSDEVKENVAGRSSNKGQGPAGENL